One region of Glycine max cultivar Williams 82 chromosome 9, Glycine_max_v4.0, whole genome shotgun sequence genomic DNA includes:
- the LOC100785742 gene encoding probable E3 ubiquitin-protein ligase EDA40 gives MVTGWRRAFCTSIPKDREPKVLTEKQQQHCENNSSNNNNSTTTNHSPKISSKFRFFSNPSTPRCESQLSSTPSLRCRTTCSVPNSPKLQCKTKTPRFFHNSNPSSPKSPSSFSLLKSTLRLSKSRCGICMQSARSGQGTAIFTAECSHTFHFPCIVKKHPIVTCPVCNTSWKELPVLSINNNNNDKSDKRGFKVYNDDEPLMSPTSLSRFNPIPESENEDEEQEQDNINTEFKGFHVNPLPNLHSTTVIRRNLQLSLLPEAAIVAANRNYESYVVVLKLKPPHVTKTSRRAPIDLIAVLDVGGAMSGSKLRLMKSSMRQVISSLRPTDRLSIVAFSAGSKRLLPLRRMTGGGQRSARRIVDALAAIDQTREGTPVKNDAVKKAAKVLEDRREKNAVASIVVLSDLNDSRAGNNMHKPSLVSTTRLAHLEVPVHAVRLGECSHALSDDALANFVGGLLNVVAQDVRIQLEVVSRSRAVEIAGVYSLSGRPVSLGSSDWIRLGDLYAEEEREFLVELKVPAASAGSHHVLTVRSSYRNPLTREPLIPVEQAMLVPRPHAVRSSCAKIERLRNLHVTARAVAESSRLAEHNDLSGAHHLLSSARALLLQSSKPEEEFLRWLEAEQAELQRRRQRQTQRNSRVEEKVEPLTPTSAWRAAERLAKVAIMRKSMNRVSDLHGFENARF, from the exons CGTTCTGCACATCCATCCCCAAAGACAGAGAACCCAAAGTGTTGACAGAGAAACAACAACAGCATTGCGAAAACaatagcagcaacaacaacaatagcacCACCACCAATCACAGTCCCAAAATCAGTTCCAAGTTTAGATTTTTCTCCAACCCATCAACACCCCGTTGTGAATCTCAACTTTCATCAACCCCTAGCCTCCGTTGTCGAACCACTTGCTCAGTCCCAAACAGCCCAAAACttcaatgcaaaacaaaaactcCAAGGTTTTTCCATAACTCCAATCCCTCATCGCCCAAGTCGCCATCGAGTTTTTCACTTCTCAAATCAACTCTACGACTATCCAAA AGTCGATGTGGAATCTGTATGCAGAGCGCGAGGAGTGGGCAAGGAACAGCAATTTTCACAGCGGAATGCTCTCACACGTTTCACTTCCCTTGCATAGTGAAGAAGCACCCGATCGTCACGTGCCCCGTGTGCAACACTAGCTGGAAGGAGCTTCCGGTGCTctccatcaacaacaacaacaacgacaaGAGCGACAAGAGAGGCTTCAAGGTCTACAACGACGACGAGCCTCTCATGTCTCCAACTTCACTCTCTCGCTTCAATCCTATTCCCGAGTCAGAAAACGAAGAcgaagaacaagaacaagataaCATTAACACGGAGTTTAAGGGCTTTCATGTCAATCCACTTCCCAATTTACATTCAACGACGGTGATTAGGAGGAACCTCCAGCTATCGTTGCTGCCGGAGGCGGCCATTGTCGCCGCCAACCGAAACTACGAGAGTTACGTCGTCGTTTTGAAGCTCAAGCCGCCGCACGTGACGAAAACGTCGCGTCGTGCTCCAATTGACCTCATCGCCGTGCTCGACGTCGGTGGCGCCATGTCCGGCAGCAAGCTCCGTCTCATGAAAAGCTCCATGCGGCAAGTGATCTCGTCGCTCCGTCCAACCGATCGTCTTTCCATCGTCGCATTCTCGGCCGGATCCAAGCGGCTGCTTCCGCTGCGGCGAATGACCGGTGGCGGCCAGCGGTCAGCGCGGCGGATCGTCGACGCGCTCGCCGCGATTGATCAAACAAGAGAAGGAACTCCGGTGAAGAACGACGCCGTGAAAAAAGCCGCGAAAGTTCTCGAGGATCGCCGCGAGAAGAACGCCGTGGCGAGCATTGTAGTCCTCTCCGATCTGAACGACTCACGCGCTGGAAACAACATGCACAAACCCTCGCTTGTTTCCACCACGCGGCTTGCCCACCTCGAAGTCCCAGTGCACGCGGTGCGGTTGGGAGAGTGTTCCCACGCGCTCTCAGACGACGCGCTGGCGAATTTCGTGGGAGGTTTGTTGAACGTGGTGGCTCAGGACGTTAGGATTCAGTTAGAGGTGGTGTCGCGATCCCGCGCTGTGGAGATTGCTGGCGTGTATTCATTATCGGGTCGACCCGTTTCTCTCGGGTCATCGGATTGGATCCGACTCGGTGATCTCTACGCggaggaagagagagaattCCTCGTGGAACTCAAAGTGCCTGCGGCTTCCGCTGGGTCCCACCACGTCCTGACCGTACGATCCTCCTATCGGAACCCCCTCACTCGTGAGCCTTTGATTCCCGTTGAGCAGGCAATGCTCGTTCCGCGTCCCCACGCCGTACGATCCTCGTGCGCCAAGATCGAACGCTTACGGAACCTCCACGTCACTGCGCGAGCCGTGGCCGAATCTTCCCGGCTCGCTGAACATAATGATCTCTCTGGAGCTCATCACTTGCTCTCTTCGGCTCGCGCGCTTCTCTTGCAGTCAAGTAAGCCGGAAGAGGAGTTTCTCCGCTGGCTCGAAGCCGAGCAAGCCGAGCTGCAACGGCGCAGACAGAGGCAAACACAGAGAAACAGTCGTGTTGAAGAGAAGGTGGAGCCGCTTACGCCGACTTCGGCTTGGCGGGCTGCTGAGAGGTTGGCTAAAGTGGCTATCATGAGAAAGTCTATGAACAGAGTTAGTGACTTGCATGGATTTGAGAATGCCAGATTTtag